The sequence CTGTTCCTTCCACGACCGAGATCCAGTTGCGGTCAACGGTCGATGGCATATTTCAGAACTCATGGGAAGCTGTAAGCACTCAGTTCCTTCTCAGAATAATATGAATCACTGTTTATTGTGCTACAACAAGAATTTCTGCTTTTTTTTCCTTGAATTTCCTGacacatctttttctttttggatcCCCCAAACAAATTTACATATGCAAGAAATTAAGCTTCTTGGGAAGATTTGCAACTTCTCAAGACTTGTTTAAGCCTCAAAATAAATTTTTGATAGGACAAAGACACATGTATTAGTTCTTCTTCTATTTGCTTGCTATAAACAACTTCCAACAATAGGTTTTATTCATTGTGTTGTCTTCTTCATGTTTACGGATGGAGACATGTATTTATTCATTGCGTTGTCTTCTTCATGTTTATCCCTCCCTTTAGGTCTTCTACTTCTTCGTTTCTCAAGAATCTGAGGATTTTGATTTTGTCTATCTTTGATTCAGGCAGAAAGAGGTGAAGTTGCAAGAGGTCACGGAACATGTAGCTATGAATCCAAGTTGAAGCAAATCCTACAGTTCGCCTTCATTGATATAATCATCAGCTTAATGGCAGTGTTTGCAGTTTTCATAGCACAGCGAGATCTGAAAGGCCATGCAAACGAATTGCACCTTCTCATCTGCGGCTTCCTCACCACCTGCAGTCTTCTCTGTGGGGTAACCCTAATGTTCTTCACCATCAATTTGCTAAGTCGCAAGAATCACAGTGTCCAAAGAGGCCAGCATATGACCACCGTTTTCCTCCTCGTCATTTCATGCGCTCTCCTCATCCTTACAGCAGCTGGTTTCTCAACTCTCCTCCATAAACGCTCCATGTTTCTGGCAGCCCTGCTTCCGGGATGTTTGCTTCTCGGCACCCTCTTCTACTTCATAGTCCACGCAGGGGATGACCATGATCAGAATTCCACAGGATATGGGAGCTATAAATCAGAGCTGAAACATTCGTTGGGTCTCTCATCCACTGTTGTCTCCCTTGCATTCAGTGGGCTGATAACTACTCTTATTGGGACCGCTAAAAGTCATTCGGATCAAGCCCTTACCATAAACACGAAGATCTGCATCTTTCAGATGTTCTTCGCCGCCATGTTCGGCCTTCTGTTGATGCTGCTCAGCTCAGTCCCACCAAGCTTCAAGCAGCAAAGCACCAGGGAGTTCCTTACCAAGGTCCTGAAAGCACTCAGCTACTCTCTGCTGGGCTCATTGGCACTCATAGCCGCTACGGCGGCTTCTGCTTTCCTTGACGTCTTCCTTGTACTGGTTCTCCTGCCGACGCCATTTCTTGGAGTCACTCTTTGGTTCTGCATAGAGTGGCACAGCACCCAGAAACAGCCGCACGGACCGCGCACTACTACCAACGTTGGTCATGATCTCAAGCTCAAACTCATTTCCAAGGTCGCTACTACCACGACATCGATCAGCTTCGGAGGTCTTATGGGCGCCTTCTCAGGATTTATCGGCAGAAAAGGCAGTGAATTGCAGCTCAAGCTCTGCGTGCTGGTGATGTTCTTCGCATTTCTATCCAGTTTCAGCGTGAAGCTGCTCACTTTCAGGACTCCAAAGCCAGGAACTCTGATGACAGTAATCAAAATCTTAAGCACTTGCTCCGTCTTGTTACTCCTATTCTTCGCCATTGTCGTCTTCTTCCTCGAGTTCTTGGGTGGCTAAACACCACGAAGAAGACTACTTACTAGCTGTCGGGGAAATAATGCATACGGCAGTGGGCTTCCGTCATATCCTGAGAGATCAGATGGAATGTGACCTTTGCATTTGATTGCAGAgtaagtttttttttactttaagaaGAAAGATAGAGAATTTGATTACAGCATCTGTTGTTGTCTTAATTGCTCTCTGTATGCCCACATGACTTCCTGAGACTTGTCGGGTTCATAGAGATGTGGTCTATATGTATGAACTTTGGTTTGGCCGGCTCTATAAAAATTCGATTTTAATTAAGTATCTTCTATTATCTCTCTTTTTCCATATTCATCCTttagttcttttattttttatattattattataccgTCGATCAATGTCTGTAGCCTCCTTCACATCCTAAGCATTATCTTTTATTTGGAGATGGATTTCGAATAGTGTGTGCTCATGTTCTTCCTCTACCAACCTTTCATAATGTCTATTTTGTGTCTCACATTAATATCTTTAGGATTTTCATACCCTTCTCTTGCCACCTCTGTCCACTCGTTTCACTGGTCGCTTACAGTACATGCCCTAACAAAAAAAGGCTCATACTCCAAAACTACATGGATTTTCCATCTTTCTACAATATTTACAAACAGATCGGTTCCATAGAATGTGTTCCTGATGAACATATGTATCGATAAAGCATGAGATTGCAAGAATCTGATGGAAAATATGTTAGGTTTCTGATTGAAAGGTGCCTATTACGGTGGTATGTTTCAGAAAAATGGTTACTTCCTAGCAAAACCTGTGGATGACAGTGCTATCGAGATGGAAAGGCAGAAGCGAAAGCACAAGATGCTAACCTCGAAGTCCGGAAGAAGTCTATCGGAGCAGTTCATGTGGAAGATGGACGACAGTTCCCTCAGTATATCTGCAGAGAAGCAAGATGATCAGCTGCTGTCCCTATGACTATCCTGCGAGCTGTACTAGTGAAATTATTTGCATAGAAGATCTGATTAGGGGAAATGAAACTCGAGCGAGGGAGTCTGACctgaaagatgatgatgatgacacagTGATGGTGCGAGCAGTTCTTTCCAGATCTAAGATGAGTTTTGAGTACTGCTTACAACCACGGTTAAATCCAACGAGCAATACAAATGATGTGTAAGGACAGAAGATGCTCGTCTCAACTTGATGTAATGTATTATTTCCCTTCTCCAAGCTGGTTAGGTGCATCTGCATTCGGCTGGATTAAGAATTTTCTATTACCCATAGTTCATAATTAAAGACTGTCcactatattattttatatatcagTTGGTTAGTTTAGCTCTTTCTGTCAGTAGTTCACAGGAACTAAAACTACTTTCTCTCACTAGTAGGAACTCGGAAAAATGGATCCCTACTCCATCACAGCTAAGGAGGAAGGAGTGACAACATACCAGAAAAGAGATGATCCAAAATTCATAAAAGCATTTCAAATTCACAAGAGCAGGGAAAGCAGACGCCACCTCTGCTTGTGCCTCAAGGATCACTCGTTTCGTATTGGTGCAGCCGCTTAGCTTCGGAATCTTTGACGATGCAAGTCGAAGGACCGGTGAGACGACAGTGAGAAATCGTCAGCTGTCGAAGGCAAGGTAGCAGATCTTCCGGAACGACTTCTTTCCATTTGATATCGACGAGTGTTTCAGATTGGACAGTTGGATCGTTTTCTAACATCTCAAGACTCCATTTGCGGCGCCGATGACTCTGCTCCTCCTGGTCGGTATGCCCCAACTCCAATTTCACCACGCTATGAGATTACCAGCCAGCCACAAGGAGCTGTCGTGATCAGCAGGCCACAAGGAGCAACTTCGGAAGCACTTCTTCTTCCAGTCCGCCGCTAATCTATCTTCTGCTTCGTGTCCACGGCACTAGCACGCACAAGTTTATTCTCGGATACGAGGAATGGTGGGAGATTATTCTCGTATATGTTGGAACTTTATAGAATTCCACATGAAACTAAAATCTTCAGAGGAAAGCAAGACGATGCGAGGGCAGGAAATCGAAAGAAATGGTCTTAGGAAGGGTCTATTAGTCTTTGTTCCGAAACTTATCGAATTCTACTAAGATAAATGTCGTGTCCATTATTATTGTTTGACATGACAGGTCTCACTCACATCCTTTTCGAAAGCCACTACTCTATTATCATAATCTCCTCCAACGGGCAAGTAGTTCTCAGCTGATGAGTCATCAAATCATCCTCTTCTCCTTCGTGTCCACGGCACTACCACGCGGAAGTTTCCACGCAGTTTCTTTGCTCATGGTTTGACAATCGCGAAAGGAAGACAGACATGGCTTAAAAGTCTACAACAAATTGAATGTGTTCgtgaaagagagagggagagagatggaATATAGTCGCGAGGAGAGCTTGAGAGATGGAAAGGAAGCTTAGATTTGATTGAGGATgacgaatgagagagagagagagagagagatggactaAAGTCTACAAGTTGTCGATTTGTACGCAACAAATATATcaattaatattatatttcttttatgataTTATGGATGTAGGTTTTTGCCTAAGCCAGTCTAACAAGGATATGCATCAAAAGAAGATTAATTAGTGATGAGCAAACGTTGCATAAACTATCGTAGTTACTCCATCGAAACGTGAAGACAAACCAATCGATTTAGGGTTTGTTCTGATCCGTGATCGTTTTacgtattatattttatttatatagtttATCTCGAAGCTAATGGTCTTCACGTATATTATTAAGAAGCATTTGTAAATGATATTTTAGATtgaaattttctattgataacctctttttgttatttctaatttattttaaatagagaagaatgatattaagaaatatttgtaaatgatATTTGACCTTAACCATTGTATAGAGAAGAATGAATAACTCAAAATGGAAGAACTCAACATGGCATTTAATCACAATTTTAAGAATTATACAAAAGAAATCGAATAACAGGGAAATATAACTATCAACTCCGTACTTTATTGGGTTCCTCCTAGCACTTGTAAAAATAACAAATCATCTCCATTCCTACCTTTTCTATGGTAAGATCATATTTCTAATTGATGTCTCAATTCTTTTTCAATGCGCCCACAAACCCGACTCCTCTTCTCATCAAAGCAAGCAATGATGACCCCGTAAAATGACTTACAACGGAAACCCACATCTACAAGAGATGATCAAACAGCCATGACCGATCGTGTCCCGTAACCATTTGGATGTGATTTCTGCCACCTCCATGCGATCGAGAGGCTCTCCTGAAGATCGGTGTAGCGCGCGGTCCAGTTGAGCTTATGattgatttttgaaggatcactaTAAACTTCGGCATAATCCCCTGGTCTGCGTTCTAGATAATCCACTTTAATGTTCACCCCAGTTGCCTTTTTGCAGGCCTCCACAAATTCCTTCACAGATCTACCTGAAAGCAACAAAGAACATTTATCAGAGAGACACAcacaaagaagagagagagagagagagagagagagagagagagcaacctTTTCCAGTACCAACATTGAATATGCCAACTTTGCTAGGCTTTGCCTTGTCAAGGGCCTTCA comes from Musa acuminata AAA Group cultivar baxijiao chromosome BXJ3-3, Cavendish_Baxijiao_AAA, whole genome shotgun sequence and encodes:
- the LOC135585199 gene encoding uncharacterized protein LOC135585199 isoform X2 is translated as MNPPSESRSSPQAERGEVARGHGTCSYESKLKQILQFAFIDIIISLMAVFAVFIAQRDLKGHANELHLLICGFLTTCSLLCGVTLMFFTINLLSRKNHSVQRGQHMTTVFLLVISCALLILTAAGFSTLLHKRSMFLAALLPGCLLLGTLFYFIVHAGDDHDQNSTGYGSYKSELKHSLGLSSTVVSLAFSGLITTLIGTAKSHSDQALTINTKICIFQMFFAAMFGLLLMLLSSVPPSFKQQSTREFLTKVLKALSYSLLGSLALIAATAASAFLDVFLVLVLLPTPFLGVTLWFCIEWHSTQKQPHGPRTTTNVGHDLKLKLISKVATTTTSISFGGLMGAFSGFIGRKGSELQLKLCVLVMFFAFLSSFSVKLLTFRTPKPGTLMTVIKILSTCSVLLLLFFAIVVFFLEFLGG
- the LOC135585199 gene encoding uncharacterized protein LOC135585199 isoform X1 gives rise to the protein MNPPSESRSSPQQHQTTVPSTTEIQLRSTVDGIFQNSWEAAERGEVARGHGTCSYESKLKQILQFAFIDIIISLMAVFAVFIAQRDLKGHANELHLLICGFLTTCSLLCGVTLMFFTINLLSRKNHSVQRGQHMTTVFLLVISCALLILTAAGFSTLLHKRSMFLAALLPGCLLLGTLFYFIVHAGDDHDQNSTGYGSYKSELKHSLGLSSTVVSLAFSGLITTLIGTAKSHSDQALTINTKICIFQMFFAAMFGLLLMLLSSVPPSFKQQSTREFLTKVLKALSYSLLGSLALIAATAASAFLDVFLVLVLLPTPFLGVTLWFCIEWHSTQKQPHGPRTTTNVGHDLKLKLISKVATTTTSISFGGLMGAFSGFIGRKGSELQLKLCVLVMFFAFLSSFSVKLLTFRTPKPGTLMTVIKILSTCSVLLLLFFAIVVFFLEFLGG